Genomic DNA from Cloeon dipterum chromosome 3, ieCloDipt1.1, whole genome shotgun sequence:
TTTATAATTTGAGTACCCTGACACGTCGTGAACGAAATGCACGTTTTAAAGTTACTTCAAACTTGAATTTCACTATATAGCTTCGTAAAAtgactgaatttaaaaaaaatgttgcttaACTGTGGCGTTTTTTACGtgaaatttctatttgaaaAGACAAATTTCTGACGATCGACGTGTCACATCTTCTACATTTCGCTTTAGCAGCTGCGATTGCCAAGCAAATAgttaaactttaatttcaatcgTGGAAAGAGTAATTCCTGGCTTTAGTTGGTTAAAAAACTGCTGTGTGCAATTGCAtatatttctagaaaaaagtcttttggtcaattatcCGCCCTTTAACAAAGCCATGTTATGAAAAACCCTTTAACCGGTTTCAAACGGATTCGTTTTAGTATGTTTATCACTCTTAAGTGCGAGTTCTTGTTTTTATCGCTGTgtgcatatttttatcttttggttttttttacgAATATGCATTATTGtggaggtctcagccgcgagactTAAGACTTAAAGCGGCGGCTCGCGGGACCGGCTTAAACGAATTTCTTTAAATGCTGACTCAAAAGTTGCCTACACAAAGATTGAATTGGGATTTCctgatatttcaaattcaatctcTTTGATaagacaataaataattgcgtCAAACGCGTCATTTTAATATCCTTTTGGAGAAACCCATTTTATATTTGGGGAAATTGCGAATATTTCTAATTCATTGCTTGAAgtaattactttaaatttccagtgcCCATCAACTGTTAACCCTGTCTCGATTTGTATATAATCCGGAAACATTGAACAACGTCTTGCAAATACAGAAAGTGAGCTACTGCTCTACAACTTGGCACAGAGCCGTAAAcgattctaaattttaaatattgtaatttaaaatcgacAGAATTGtagattttataataaaaaaacccaCAGAACCTGCTATATCAGATATAATAAAGTCATAAGATGGAAATTTTGTCTCTATCGTCATCACAATGTATTTTCTCGTCCGCATCGTGAGGGACGGACGCTAATCCAGCACACGCACCTGTTCGTCTCGTGCTTCATAATCTGCGTTCATTAAGCCAAAGTGTTATCATCTGAGAGACGAACGCTAATTAGAAGCAGGGTGCGCGTTGTCGCAGCACTCAAACGCTCGCGAAAATGAGTAATTTATTCTCGAGGAACGGCATGCTTCAATTAGCACACTACACTCGCAGTCGTCGAAAAGGGGTCATTTCTGAGCAGTTCTAGTTGTTGGCGTTCATTAGCAATCTTTTTtccagttaaataaatatgtatttatgccGAGCAACTGCTCCATGCAACCGGCGTGACGTCTGACGTCACAAGCACACTGGTTGCATACCTAACGAATGTGTTTGCTAACCTGAAAagtaatttctaaaattgcaTGACGCACTTTCCTCGGAAATAGAACAGTCtcattttaaccaaaataaatcaccgaaataaatttatcccgGATTTAATTTGgggaactttttaaaaaatatctctgggctcaatttaaaataaataaaaggtttGCTTTATATTCCTCTCGCATCGTGCCCTATTGAATGAACTGCACACCGTTAAACGTTTCCTAATAAATTCAAGGGTCAAAACACCcctataattaattaaaaattattcaagatgaaaaatgttaaatcaaAATCTCTAGCCGCTAACCATCACTCatatatttaatatctttCAGCCAAAAATGTAAGGTTTTAATCTCAAACGtcgattattttcatttttaagggGAGCCGGAATTCAAGTACATCGCCAACATGCACGGCAATGAAGTGCTCGGCAGGGAGTTGCTGCTCAAGTTGGCGCACTACCTCTGCGAGCAGTACCTGTCAGGCGACCAGAGCATCCAGAAACTGGTCAACCTGACCCGCATCCACTTGATGCCCAGCATGAACCCCGATGGCTGGCAGCTGGCCACGGAAACGGTCAGTTTATCCACGTGAGAGGCACTCCGAGCGCTGATCGTGTTCGTTTTATAGGGCGCCAAAGACTACCTCACTGGACGAACGAACAACCGCAGCGTGGATCTGAACAGGAACTTCCCGGACCTGGACAGAATCATGTTCAGCAACGAGGAGCACCACATTGAGCACAACAATCACCTTCTCAAGCAGCTTGATAGACTTACAGAGCCGGTATATTTgctagattttaattttaaataatttttaaaaagataaattcaataacaaacttttttccttattttctatagaaaatgtttacaaaaatgtcatattaaaattaattataagaaGCTTTCCTGCCaaatctcttaaaattaattatcttgggattaattaaatatcaccCCATTTGGTTCTGTTACTCTCATCAGTTTTAAAAGTTCATATAAGCAGTTTATTCTCACTCGGTATATTTTCAATCTCTTACAACTAGATGCAACCTGAAACTATGGCAGTTATGAAGATGATCATGAGCACCCCATTCGTTCTCTCCGCGAACATGCACGGTGGTGACCTTGTAGCGAACTACCCTTACGACGCCAGCAGGAGTGGATCCATGTCCGAGTACACGACCAGTCCCGATGATCAAACTTTCAAGTGAGGAGATCATAAACTTCTTGATATTTACTCAGGTGATTTTACACAGGCACTTGGCGTTGGCTTACTCGGAAAACCACGCAACCATGAGCAATCCAAAAAGGTCTGGCTGTGGCTATGATGGCTACAACTTTGGCAAGCAAAAGGGTATCACCAACGGCGCTGCTTGGTACAGCGTCCAAGGAGGTTTGTTTCTTTCCTTTCAATTACATAAATGGCAGTTTTGAGATGAGTTATTTTTCTGATTGCTTTAAAGAACtgaattttgatcaatttaaatatttatgccataaaataaaattgtcacatttatttaaatgtaaaaaaaacgttaaaaaataataatttacaggCATGCAGGATTTTAACTATTTATCTTCAaacgattttgaaattacacTGGAGCTGGGCTGTGACAAATACCCCAAAGCAGAGGAGCTTGAGAAGGAGTGGGAAAATAACAAGGATGCGCTTCTGCACTACATCTGGCAGGTAAATATATTCACAACCATGAAATCAACATATTcagcattattttcaatatatttcagGCCCATATTGGGGTAAAGGGTGTCGTGCGTGATGCTAAAACTAGAAGGCCGATTTCCAACGCCTTCATTCACGTCCGAAACCTCACTGACGGCTGcgagaaaaattgtgaaatcaaTCATGACATCACTTCTGGttaaacaacaattattaacattgaattataaatgaaataattatatttgtgtgTAGTGCACGGAGGAGACTACTGGCGCCTGCTGACTCCCGGCGTGTATGAAATCACAGCAAGCGCGGAAGGCTACGAACCGGTCACCCAGCAAGCCGCGGTCACTCTAACACCGGAATCTGAGGCGCAGAAATTGGACTTCTGGCTTGGCCAACCTGAGTTTGACGAACCTGTAAGTGGCTTTGACCTCGTTTTTGCCCTAAACAATATacataaacattttatagtcggtctaaaaagaaaaattcacctTTTTTGTAGCATCATTTACTTTTGCTTACaatatattaaatcaattgtAGTTGATAATTCACGGTGGCGTGCAAATAATTCCCCCTAACCACTGAACAAGCCGTTGAAGTGGTGGGaaaattaatactaaaagCCCATTTCATGGCTACGAGCCACACAGCCAGCTGATTTTACTACCACTTCTGCACTCGTGAATGAGAGTAGCGgcagtagtagtagtagtagagTAAAGGAACGGAAGAATGAGACCTCCACGTCGAGGAAAGTGGCCACACATTGTAAAGTTGCACGGGTGGCTGTGGTGGGTCCACACTAATAACACCCAATCGCTCCGAATCTCACGGGTGGTCCGACCGCAGACAGTGAAACGCCACCGGAGGTCTCGCGGACCACCCAGCTGCACGCGACCTTGACACACACatatacaaacacacacactcacactctgGCTGCACTATTTACTTGGGACGGCCACTGCACCCGGTCCCATATATACGCtttacgtgtgtgtgtgtttgatcTGCATGGGTGGCATTCGATGCCAGGTGCCAAAAGCCAGGGTGGGCCCACACAACTCGCAGGGTGGCCTGAGTTGCCACTCAGGGTGGCCCGAGTTGCCACTCAGGGTGGCCTGAGTTACCAGTCAGGGTGGCCTCGTCTCGTCATTCAGTTCGGGAAGAGAGCATGAAATCAATTAGCGTGCTGACAATCAGAAGCATTTGGAGAGGCTCTCCCGCCATAAAAAGTCATAATCGCATGAGATTGGCTTCTTTCAGTTGCTctcataaatcataaaattaatggCTTTTCAGAAACTCTTTCATTATTGCTCTTGGATTGAGACATAATAAAAGTAGTGCAAAAagatgctaaaattaaaatgtaataaacgGAAGAATTATTAAAGCAAATATAAGGCCGAATAGTAAATGAAGATTGACTTTGGGGCAAATTGgttgtttcaaaattgtatatgaaaaaaatatcatgttATTTTGGAAACTGcaaagaaaatctaaaaattgcaaaaacaaaatgaaacgCCCTCACGTACCGCATTTAAAGCCTTgcctttcaattaattcaacaaTAGCACAGGTGTATATGTAATGTAGGAGTGGGAGCAAGGCTCTGAAAGGTGCTTTTTCATCCCTCTCCCCTCCTCCTAAAATAGAACTCGTGCCCCTATAAAGTGGTTGACCTTCGCCTTATTTCAAAAGAGGCACACGAGCCCACCGGCAGTGACAGTGACAGCTCTCTTTAGACCCATAAATAAGTTCGCAGCAGTGGTGGTAATTGTGACCAGGTGCTAAAAGTTgtgtctgattgtgagaaatcTGGCCATTGAGGATTGAGCCCATAAAAGCAGCTGGTCAGATTAAACTACATTACACGGGAGAAAAATATAGCCTGATAAACCTACTGTCTATTTTCgaaggtaaaattattttggtaccattaaaaaaaatattaaaaaatggaaacttcgaaaaccctggttttcgaggttggtaaaaaacgatgctcgtcagcctttttatttttctcgcaaatGTGGATTTTTATCTGAAATCATTCCTTTACAAAACGGCggacagaagaaaaatatacttaaaaaataatttgtttttaaagtttgtttaatggtttttagttttattaacaattattCCGTTTTGTGCGTttcgttgaaataaaattcccattttctttttgaaaatgcaGGGCTACCTTCTCAAACAGATAGTTGATCTCGTCCATTATGAAAAGATGAACACACAACGGCGGTATATATTCTGTCTAACTATCAACAAACGTGCAGAAACGTTTTACAGTACACACAAACTCAATCAATGTGATTAGAGCAGCCCCGCAGGAGGAAAAATGTGGTTTATGCACCCAATTTAAAACGCGCGGCTCTATCCTATCATACACGCGCAGCCTATTCCATACCGCGGCcccatttcattttattgctgtCTGTCATAAAACGtgacttttttccttttgtaaTCGATGGCAGTGAAGCACAAGCGCTCACGCTGAGAGCATTTCCAAACATGCCCCATACATACCATAATAATTCTGTCTGGCAGCTAATATAAACGAATTCACAATAACACACAACAAACGTTGCTTTTCTTCCGTTTCAGGAGTACGATTCTGCAGCGGCATTGTATTCTCGGCAGGCAGACTTGCCGGACGCTCTGGATAATAGGATGGACAAGCTCCGCAAGAGATGGTTCTTCGGCTTCTACCCTCACCCTGCTCCAATATAGACAAATCAGTTGAAAtctggaattaatttatttcggtTGTTTGGTTaagtcaataatttttcttatgatCAACTcttctcattaaaaaaaaaaaacattttatatcttcgactgttatttatttttacattatttaaattttatgttacaaaacaaaatgtcttctcacaataaataatagcgAATCATATATATGGATATCGGTGCTGTTTCCCTCCGTGtgttatcaaaatataaaacttattggaatatttttgaaaaagaacACGGTAAGGCGGAGTTGATAAGTGttaaattggctggaaataaTACTATAATATAACTGACTTTATACATAtgtaaattccaaaatcaaatgaaatattatatatctATACAACAATATCgtaattatatgtattatcAAAACGCAGTTCCCAAGTACTTCTGAATTATGTAGCATCTCCTCTGTAATCAAAATCACCATTTACCaatacacatttaaaaaaaatctatagttttaatttgtgtaaCCTTCCCCCAGCTAACAAGGAGAGCGCGGGTGCACCTATATTAAACCTAACAATaagtatttgattttttttcttgcgaCTAGCatgcagaatttaaattattcgcgGTTTTCGGGTTAAAGGgatgttttaatatttaatttttgagactTTCTACGGCTGCAAAAGCTACAAGTTCAAGGAAAAATCTTGGAAATCTTATTATAGACTCTTTGTTTGATTCGAATTGATGTCAACGtccaaaaatgtcaaaattattgaaatcgggcagttttcaagaaattgtgatggtttgaaattgaaatcaattttgactttaaaattGCGGATGCGTTGAGCTAGCGAAATAAATACCGGCACAATATTCCTCCgtaaatttcagaaaactGAAATGGGGTgcactgaatttaaaaaagacgcTTTTATTCGATATTACTTACTGTTCCGCATTATttggcaaattattattttttggatcAATCACCATCTGATGATAGCGAAACACCatgattttttgattgaaagGTGCGATGATCTcctcgtaaaataaaattatataggCAAAGTCGAGAAATTTCCTTTCCACCCCGCCGCTAAAAACGTCCCTTAAATGAACCAGTTTGTTCTGCCGCTCAGAGGTGGCAGCTCTATCAACAACTGAACGGCTTGGACGCATAgagagtatgcaacctgcacgatTCCTCTGCTAAGAAATTGCATACACGCCTGATTCTGGAAgcaacctttttaaataaacatgatTGAGGAGTAATGTATCAGATTCcttaatttgcatgaaaaaaaatgatttgttacAGATTAAATTGGACGTCAAATTACGTAACAATGAAAATATGGCTACAATTTTGTCAGACCTCTATAGagtggtaattaaaattattgattttatcatCGCTACTCCCAGAAGCAAACCATCTAAGAATGGAagctagaaaataataaaaggctaaagaaaaatgttatcaCCCGCTCTCCAGTAACTGCAGTTGTagttccaaaataaaaataaatcctttgCTATATAATTAAGTGtgttacatattaaaatttttcgattcaTTTCAGTTGATAAATATGCGAAACAATAAAACACTAGAAATTTACAGTTTGATTCCTCTTTTGAGGGAGCtcatcgaaaattttaaaattcgttaACTATTTAGACGAGAATTGTGAGATTTGTTGAATAATCCGTGGGCAAAAAGCAcatcaattatcatttttatggtgcggttaaatttaaaataaataacgccgcaagatttaaatttttgattctcAAGAACATCAAGGGTTTGTTGCAGGTTGGGCTTTTTTTCGTTTCTGTTGAGCGCCGTAAAAAAGAGCAATTGATCTCAAAATGTGATTGCGTCCTGTACCACAATGTCGTAAAGTGTAGTGtgcgtgtgttgtgtgtgcgAATGGTGCGTTTAATTGCGACCTTGGCAAggacgccggccggccgggcgGCAGAAAACAAGCAATCTATCTGGACGGACGACCGGCAATCAAAACAAGCATCTCGCCGCACTCATAATTTTCGCGCAAGCACGCACGCAACACTCTGATGAGATATGAAAGATGCTGAGAGATTGCCAATGTGAGGCCGAACGAATTAGGACTCGAATCGTCGCTGGCTTTGATTGCCTGTTatttaagataatttaatCACGAGATCCCATCCAGCTTGGCGTGGCTTTTAAGAACTGtagcataatttttcttaatttccacACATTATTATAtcgggctgtgaattttaaacgattttaaaataaataaccgaTTTTTTACGGTTtctcacaattaattaaccagatttgtgcgacgcgcaggtatggcgtcctgtggagtatggcgcaaaaaacggtcacgtgaaaatgcacgaaaagaagcaagttttggtcaataatttgcattactcttaactaattgtgtcttttggatcgtaaaaacaaactcttgacactcgcacggcaatccaaagagagctttttgtttcccccattcagacgccatcttggatctgcgcagtgcgaaccaaatttatcgcacatctgtcCCCCCGCTGATTTTGTCTAAATCCATTTGCGGCTTTGGTTCCAATAAGGATCGTGTTGTATAAATAAAGATATTCAAttgtctaatttaatttgcaaaaccCGTGGAGCGGCTCACGCGCCAGGAATGAGCTTTGGACAATAAAGTTTCACGCTGCGAACTGCGCGGAGgcaatatataatattttttgcgggAACCAAGGGCATCTCCGGTGCACCAAACAGACTTTTAATATATCGCGACGCGAGGCATTTCCGTTGAGGcacctctctcgctctcactcAGTAGACTTGTGCGTCGGCTGCcgatacaaattaaatacaaaaaaaatatatatccaCGCTCTCAGACacggaaatccaattttagaTCTCGAGCTTGGGTGCTACCGAACTGAGAATTCAAATCGAatccaaaaaaaataatggcctCGTTTGACTGAGCTGTGCacgaaataaaacaataaaatgcgcagactaattgatatttttgtaggACAAAAAAACACTactaataaaatgcaaattttctttccaaaaattatattgttagCATATTATTTACAGCCGTTTCCTTTCGAGTCCTTGAAATGCGATTAAATGATGAATCAACTGCTGCGG
This window encodes:
- the LOC135939956 gene encoding carboxypeptidase E-like; this translates as MRLPLGVLLMAAAALAGPLPRQGPEVPFQFKHHDNKEMLDLLQQVHKRCPGITRVYNLSETSVRGVPLSVIEFSTHPGLHKLREPEFKYIANMHGNEVLGRELLLKLAHYLCEQYLSGDQSIQKLVNLTRIHLMPSMNPDGWQLATETGAKDYLTGRTNNRSVDLNRNFPDLDRIMFSNEEHHIEHNNHLLKQLDRLTEPMQPETMAVMKMIMSTPFVLSANMHGGDLVANYPYDASRSGSMSEYTTSPDDQTFKHLALAYSENHATMSNPKRSGCGYDGYNFGKQKGITNGAAWYSVQGGMQDFNYLSSNDFEITLELGCDKYPKAEELEKEWENNKDALLHYIWQAHIGVKGVVRDAKTRRPISNAFIHVRNLTDGCEKNCEINHDITSVHGGDYWRLLTPGVYEITASAEGYEPVTQQAAVTLTPESEAQKLDFWLGQPEFDEPEYDSAAALYSRQADLPDALDNRMDKLRKRWFFGFYPHPAPI